The window GCCCTTCAGGAGGAGAAATCTGTTGAGGCTTCCCGGGAGGAAGCTGCAGTGGGTTCAAATGAGGATGCAAATTGTGATCCTGCAAGCACTGGCGATCGTAGTGTTGATTTACCTATCCCTGATAATGAAACCAATACCCAAATCACTGAAATGAGATCAAATGGTGCAGAAAAATGTGATGTTCAACTGTCAGGTGGTACTCTCTGTTCTGAAGCTGTACCAGCTAGCAATAGTGAGACTGTTTGCCCCATCCTGAATTCAGATTCCAACACGAATTCAGATTCAGTTGATGTTGATCCTTCATTTGTGGCTGAAAAGAAAGGTAGTATTGAGACTGTTGTTACTGAAGATGGAAAGAAACAAGCTATGGATGTTGTTACTGAAGATGAAAAGAAACAAGATGTGGATTATGAAGGCAGCAGTCTAGAAGAGATGCCCCTGAGAAGTGCATTTTCTTACACTCATGAAGTCAAAGAGAGGTTTAATAGAATTCTCAAAAAATATGTTGGAACACACAATTTCCACAACTTCACCACCAGAACTAAAGCGGAGGATCCTGCAGCCAAAAGGTTCATCATTTCCTTTGCTGCTGATCGTGTAGTGAATTTGGATGGGATTGATTTTATCAGGTGCGAGGTTGTTGGGCAGAGTTTCATGCTCCATCAGATTAGGAAGATGATTGGCCTTGCTGTTGCTGTGATGAGGAACTGTGCTCCTGAGTCAATCTATGATGTAGCGTTCCGCAAGTAAGTTCCATACAAGAGTACTGCAGTTTTATATAGTTCAACAGATATTATTTGCATGCTAATTGATTTCTTTTATCATGTTTCTGTTACAGGGATGTCAATCTTAATGTGCCTACTGCGCCTGAGGTTGGGCTGTACTTAGATGAATGCATGTTCACTTCATATAACAAGAAATGGAAGGATTCACATGAGGCGGTTTCTATGGAACCTTATTCTGAGGAGGCTGAAGAGTTTAAGCTCAAGTATATATTCCCTCATATCGCTGCAATGGAGCACAAGGAGGGAGCTGTAGCTCTCTGGTTGCATTCGTTGAACAGCAGAAATTATCCAGATTTTCGCTACATGGATAATGCTGGAACTGAGGCAAGTATTGCTGCTGCAGTTGAGAGTGTTGATGAAGGGACGGTGCCAAGTGATAATATTAGTGAGTGACTCTTTTCCCAAAGGAACTTGTAGGACACAGTACTTCTGTCTGTTGTATGTGTCTGGAGAGAGGCTTTGAAATATTGCTTATGGAACCAAGACTGGATTGAAGGCTGCATCTCTTTTTCATTGATATACGGGCATAAATAGTCAAGTTGTGTAATGCTTCAGCGCTTACATAGGCAGTGTTTCCTTGGATGGACATTATTTTTTTCCGGATAAGAATGTTATAAATTTGATATATGTTACTTATTTGGAGGCAGTGTCATGGCAAGTTATGACGCCTGAGAAATGCTTCTGCAATGTTTGTTTGCTGAAACTATCCTAAATGGTTACTATGCTTTATAACTTTCTATATGTTTCTTGTTGCTTCCATCCATTTCATTCTAGCTAGAACTTGTTCTATGCTATCCCATTGTGCTTCTGGTCAATATTGGACATTGGGAAATGGTTGACTCATTTCATTGTTAGGATGTTTTTATTTGCTTTCTTATCTATATCAGTATACATAGTTATGCTTGGTTGCATTTCTCCCCGTGGAATTTGACCATGAAGAAATACTTAGATGAGGTTTTTACACTTCTGTAATAAGgcaattgcattttttttccaaacataAAACTAtaagagttttttttaacaCGTTATCTCTCCAAGTAGTCCTTTGCTTACAGTTTCATTTGTTAAAAGGTTGACAGCGAGGATAATTGAGAATTTACCACTCCACGATAGTTAAAAATGGCAAATGAGGACCTGCGAATTACTGCACTGGTTGATTTGTTAAGTTGGATTTTGATTTCTCTACCCTATGCTGATAAGATCTGTGTGGAAGCTGCAACGAGGGAAGCATTTCAAACTGTTTCTCTTTATTATCTCTTTTACTTCCACAAATACTACTATTTTGTACAGATGGAACGAAGAACAACAGGGCCTGCAAACTACGACAGTGCGGCAGTGCCTTCGCTAGCTACGAATATAGGACCGGGGCGAGGCCAGCTACGGATGCTACAGTCGAGCGGCCACCACGATTACGAGATGCACCGGAGCGAGTGCAGGGACGCCGAGGTGTCCATGGACGCGGCGTCGAACATGCACCGGCGGTCAGTAGCCTCGATGCCGTAGTCCATGAGCGGGCGGCGCTCGAGCTCCTCGTCATGCCGGCGCGCGCATTCCGGGACCTCCATCTCCCCCTTGCTCACGTGCTCCCACAGGTACTCGAGCCTGCTCATGTACCTCAGCTTCTCGTACAGCCTGCAAGATCCAAAATTCCAAGGAAACCACGGTAAACACCAGCGCCTCACCCACGAATCGTAGTGCAGCACACACGGAGTGATTCGTTGTATGTACATACCCGGAGCTGAAGAGGAATCGCCCCAAGGTGGCGAAGAAGAGGCGGGCCTGGAATCCCGGGTGCACGAAGTACACCGCGCGCAGCCGCTCCTTGGCCGCGGCAGGCAGCGCCTCGTACGCCGCGCGGATCGCTGCGACGCCGGGGAAGTTGTCGCCGCGGTCGACGAGGGAGTGGACGTACACGACCACGAACTCCCGCTCCCCGATCTCCGGGAGCACGCGCCTCCGCACGTACCCCCTcaacgccgcctccgcccgcccGCCCAGCGCGCGCGCTGCCGCGACAAAGGAAACGGGGTCACTTTTCCGCCGGCAAAAGCATCGGAATTGCGGGGATCTGACGAGCGAGGCCGAGCTCAGCTTACCGGGGAAGTACTTGCCGACGATCCTGACGAGGGCGCGGCCTCGCTTGTCTCGGCCGTTCAGGGTGATCGCCCGGCTGCGCTCCAGCAGCAGCTCCGCCTCGGCCATCGCGTCGTCCGTCTCGTGGATCAGATCAACCATGGCAATCGTCAATCGAGCTTATCCAATTCTTGTGGGGGGGCTTAGCTTAAAGCGAGGGAGAATGGGGACATTTTAAATATATACGGGGGGGCGATCCATCCGATCGGGGAGGAATTGACGTAGGAGGACTGGACGgtgtggcgcggcgcgggggcgCTGCGTGGGCTGGTTCCTGGGCCGTTGGGTGGAGCGCGAGCGGTGGCGGACGCGTGGGCGCGTGGACGGGGTTCATGGGGGGAGGCCGGGAGGGGGGATGCGGGATCTCGGGGGAATATGCTGGGAATATTTTCGGTTGGGATGGGCACGGTGGGGGTGGGATGGATTGGCGTGGCGCGGGGTAGGGGAGGCGGCCGCGTCGTCATCCGGTGGGTTTTGGGTGACCGATCCCATGGATGGAAAACGGGAGCCTTTCTGTGGGCAGGGTCACTGCTTCACCGATTGGTTTATTGCCGCCTTTGTTGAAGTCCGTTGTTTGCTGTTGGATAGAGCTCATTGTATTAGTTCATGTGAAAGTTAGTACACCAATATTAGTAGCTATaaacttggttttttttttctcctatatCTTTCTCATACTTATGTATTTCATGTATTTATCATGAAGGGTAGAGAGCATTATTTATCTTGAAGCATTTAATATATTTCTCTCTCCTTCATACATACTTAGGCTCTCATCAGTTGCCCATTTGGTCCAAATTGGCTtatttggcttattagaaaattaaaattaatttataagtaaaacttttgtagatttgttcgtagcgacttaaaagccaacattaacaaaaattacgttaaaagcattttaaaatcaacttcaaaaattcaaattttggcttattctttggttgtttaggccaaacgatggggctatCACTATTATTCTTGCTCTTACATCGACAATAATTTTGGTTAATGCGCGTGGCAACTCAAAAAtagccttttttaaaaaaaataattaaaaattattttttaaaaaaatatgcttgAATTGTGATTACTGTACTGTTACCATTATGGTACCCCTAATACAAGCTTAGTTATATACTTTATTCGTCCTAAAATGTAATAATATATTCAAATGATTGTGTGTGTCTAATTGtgtgttatattttaagatgatcGAGTATTGTATCGTTATATTTGGAGTATTTCCTTATTGGGTCATCAATATACAGTAATGTTCAGTTCTACACGAGAAAGAAGAAATGCATATTTTGGGAAAATTCCTATCAGCACTATGGGGCGGAGTAAGTCACTTTACATCCCTCATCTTACCATCGAGTTCTAAACTACAAGACAAATCTTAACCCCTAATTTACAATACCGATGTAGAAGAAATCCTAAAGCAGTATAGGAGTTTCTTTTAGCCGATGTTGCACCTACGTAGCatatagggcccacatgtcattaacATCGTCCTCTATCCACTCTCTCATATGTTCCCCGTTATTCCCCTCGGTGGCCACAATGAGGTGGGTGGGAACAACGAGGTTCTCGTCGGTGTTAACGGCCTCATCGCCCTACTAACATCTACCCCTCCATGACCGCTAAAAGCTGTggccgcctcctcccgagcTCCTTCCCTTTCTGACGGCGGCGACAGCCCACTCCCTCGTGTCGCTCTCATCCACATCCTTTGGGCGAGGCCGACAAAGAGCCTCAACATGTGTTGCCGCCTACGACGAGTTTGTTGACACCGCTGGTACTTGGTAGTGACTGAGCTGTGCACTGATCTTAAGGAATGTGTAGGGGAGATATGAGGATGCGACCTAGCTGCCACCCCTCTATTCTCCGCCATCACCGAGTTAGTGGCTTGATGGTTTTAGGCACGGATGCCGTGGCATTGTCGAGCTCACCGCCATTAAGGGTGCCGTCGTCGGTGTCTGCTGCCGTGTTCCTGGCCGTCCCCGAGACAccctgttaacgaccaaatttggtaatcgagTTAAGTAGATCTCACAGGCCTCGTATTTTTACATCAACACGCCCCCACCTCTCCTCGCCGCCATGGCTACAGCGGTGGTCGCCACAACCCCATCACGCCTCCTCCACCACACCCTGTGCTCCTATTGCTCTGCACGGCCGTAGCTAGCAGTACTCTCCTCCTAATGCCTCACGGCCTCCCCTTAGCCACGCCTCTGAGGTGCATGAGCGTGGTGGTGACAACGGCATGGACGCACTCCCTAATGGTGTGGTGCAGCAATCCATTTGCATCTCAGTAGTGTCAGCGTCTCCCGCCACCTTTGCGGCCATGTGTCGTTACACCCGACACTCTACTCCCTACGGGGTGCCTTCGACGCGGTGGGTGGAGTGGTTGCAACCGATGGCACCATCGGGCGGATGGTAGAGGCCGCAACGCGGTATTGTCCCTTCTCCGATGTGTGCCTGCAGCACGGGCTGGCTGAGCGGAGCGCCTAATTGTGGGTGCTCAAGCCAATAATGGACTCCGCCATGTCCTCGGCGACATCTTGTTGGGGATCCAGGCACGTGGACTAGAGCGGCTCCCCATGCGTCGGTGGGGCGTTGCGGCACATCTCAAGAGAAAAAGAGGGGTAGAGAGaagagtatgacatgtgggagcCACTTTGTTTTTGTCACGTGAACGCCTAGTTAGCCCAGGTGGACCGGGTCAACTTCCCACCTCACTAAAACCAGCCATCGATATTGTCGGAGGACCTAATTTAACCCGGTATTATAAATTGAGGAGTAAAGATGAAAAGATAGGGGATGTTAACTGGACTTATGCCGCACTATGCCACTATGTAGAGATTTCACGGGTATGGGCCACACATTCTTCAGCTCCCGAACAAAGGCAATCATAGTCCTTTCCAACAATTTTTGGATCAGGCCCCAAGAACCATGTTCCCATCATAGGCCGCCGATTTGTTGCATGAAGGTTGGATATTGTTTCTCCATTTATGAACACGCCTATGTTGACAAGATGAAGATATTTCTAATAAAATAGCATATGTtaaaatgaaactatttttcCACTGATCTAAGGGTATTTGGTTGGTTACCGTACTTTACCATGTCATATTTTAGTTATGCAATAGCTTCTTATATATGTATTTGTTTCGTTATCGCAACTATGTTATGCCATACTTTTTTAGCCTTATGTCATTCTCTTAAAGTTGAAGCTAAGTATATCACACTTGTGACTAACTATTTTTAAGTTGCACTTATGCCATCATGACACAACTAGTTACGGTAAGGTTAGGCATCAACCAAACATCCAAATtactctcaaccaatcacagccaattgaattgaatttaactatttatatattttcttttcttaattattataaCTTTTATCCaatcattttaatatatatttttaatatctaCTCCTATATTAgtgttaaaaatgcttatacTTTTTGGAGGGAGGTAGCAATGGGTAGGCTTCGGGAATCTGTAATCAGAAGTTACACCGAGTCACCGACCCGTGGTCAGAGCTTCAGACGAGTCACGTAGCAATGGGTAGGCTTCGGACCATTCCATCCCCTCACCCAGTTACTGGCGCCCCGTCAGGCCGTCAGTTACCACTCACCAGGCTCATGAGTGAGCATCACCCACTCCAATCCTCTCATTGCACCATGTACTGTACCGCACCAAATTAAAGTGGATCTCTTAATCAAATGATGTCACGGTGGCCGTGCGGCATGCAGCAATTTCCCCCTTGCAAATATGGTGAGCCAACGATCTCATCACCAAAGGTTCACCAAACCGATGTCGAGACAAGAATTCTCGGTTTTCATGAAAACCTACGACAAAGCAATATCgatgattcgcgtggctaaaaGCTGAAACGGTAACTTCAtagcaacaaaaagaaaatcaatgaTAGAAGTGAAAACTCATAGTcgaattaaaattcaatttgaaTTTATTTAAACTTAATCAGAAAACTGCCTATTTTATGCTCTCGATCCTACTTAGCCAATAGTTTTCGTGGTAATCAACCGGCTACCGTTGGTACTGTAAACCCTGCACATCACTCATTTGACGTGGTTGACGTGATGTTAGGACTATAAAAAATAGCACGACAATGTATAAGTGAGAACTGTCCTATCTACTTCTATTAAATCATGTTTTTAGTTGTTGATTACCGACGTTTCATATTATGCtgctccgtcctaaaatataacaatttttagctatattttgggattcgtgtccagattcatagttaaaaattactatattttgggacggaggaagtaggttatttagcttatatttagtcaaaattatttaggtttgactaagtttatagaagaTATTAGTAACATCtacaatatcaaattaatttcattaaattttaatattcaatatattttgatacaacatttattttgtagtggaaatgttattatattttttaaaaacttggtcaaacttaaataaatttaacttaaaaaaattaaacaagttataatataaaacagagagagtgttatatatatgttatatcaCATCTAATATTAGATTAACTTATTTTAGAGGGAGTATGTTGTAATACTAGCAAACAATACTCAGTTGAGATCGGAGTGGGCTGGGACGATCAGGGAGGCACTAAGATGGATGGAGTGTCTACAACAGGTGCAGGTGCACAAGATAAAGAGAGAATCAAACGGAGTAGCGCATAAGCTACCTAGATTAGTAGTAAGTTCAGGAATCTGCGGTGAATGGTTGTTAAGTTCTCCTGCAGAACTCACTGAACTACTCAACCTAGAATGTAACCCCAATTTCAGTCATTAATATATTctctcttttcaaaaaaaaaaaaagaaagaggttTTGACCGGATGTGTTTCTTTTCCCACGTTTTATCCCGTGAAATGATCGGTGTAGctaaaattcctgtgtttttaattttatctCTTCCTGTGTTCCAAATACACATGAACAACACCAAAATCCTGAAAATTTCTTTAAAATGCAACCAGAGCCCTGAAACCTTTTCAGACTCCTTTGGAtcatggaattttggatagaaaaatagagaaattcAATTCAAAGGAAAATCAGATACGCCTATGGTCAAATCCACACGGATTAACCCCGAATCAGAAAATGTTGACTGAAATTCTACACGTATGACACGTAAAACAAAACCGCTCTATATTAAGTtgagggggtaatttgtccggtattaAATGTTCAAGGTGAATATgtctgtttttttatattttttaggtTCAGAGGAGATAATTCGGTTGACCGTAAGAGTTCGCTAggagggggtaattcatacctttatttttttgaaaaaaaaaggcttgaATAGAAACGGTTCACTGGATCGGCGATGATCGCTACCGGCGCGCGCACTAGCTGGCATCGCGCGCCTTCGTCTGACGCCCCGCGGCAGGCAAGGGAGGCAGTGGCATCGGCGCGTCGCGCGCGTCagtgcatgcagatgcagctaGCGCGGCCTGGCGCGCATCGGCGCGTCGGCATGCACCACCCCGTGATGATTAACCGGGGGCTCGCGTCGCACCGACGACTACGGATCGAATAGTCGCAGACTCGCAGTGGCCTGCAGTGGCGTTGGCGCCCGCGCTCCGCTGCGacgggccggccggcgtggCTAGGATCAATGCGAGACGTGATGGGCTTCCCGCTCCGCATCCAGCTGCCTTGGAAATGATGGATGCGTATGCCTGCCATGGAGGCGAGAAGACGATCAAAAAACCACTTTCCGTCGTCCATTCATTGCTGGAATGGAGTAGCCTTTTCTCAGCTCATGGCGTTACCACCAGTCAGTACGAGTACGACTACTGGAGTGCCACCTCCCGTGCTTCTTTTTGGCTGATTGGTGTAATAGTTCTACGCGATTAGTATAATATTCTTGCCTTTTTCTTGTACGTACTATACCTCGTGTACGTACGTAAAGTTTGATGGGGAGGAGCATGCGTGTATGATTGGGATTGCTGGCGTTGTAGCCGGGACGTACTATGCCAGCTGCTGCTAGTAAACTAGCGAGTTAATAGCCTTCAGCCACGAGAAGATAACCTTTTTGGCCTTTTCTGCAGTCCTGTACGTACATAATGATAACCAACGTAACGTAACGTTCCTAATCGATAAAAACAGTCGAATTGGGGTTGGATTAGCGGGAGCCAATGAGCATATATATGAAACATAGTAACCCTAGTTGGTCATGGTTTAAGACTTTAACCTCTCTATACTGGAGTACATGGAGGCCGGCATGCATTCAGTCCGGCGTGTACGTTAGTGCCTCCACTGTGATAGACCGATGCAGCAAGGGCGTTTGTACGTGTCAAACACTGGTCTCGCGCTcgcatcatcgtcatcatcagaAGTCCAGACGGGGTTGGACAGGCACAGAGATGCAGCGGTGGCCAGGCAGTCCGGCCGCGTGGAGTTGATGATGAGTTGGTGAGACGGATCCGGAGCAATTCAATGCAGATTTTCAATCGAGGCACGCAGCCTCGATCGGTTCGCAAGCATCGGGTGTCCGCTGCATACTGGATTTCCGCGGGGATCCGATGGCAACAGCGGCGGGGCGCCGGGCGGCGTGGATGGAATTTATGGGGGTGGGGCTGGGAGGCATCATCAGTGGCGGTGCATCGGGGGACAAAAGGGAGGAATTTGGAGCTGCATGCCGCGCTGCGCCCACTGCACGCACACGGGCCAGAGCTATAGCAACGAccactggtttttttttttacacccaTCCTTCTGGTGCTTCCCGCTGTTAGCTCGCTGCTGCTCCGCCATGATCATCGCGAGCTTGGCCGACTCCTCTCGCTCATCATCAAGGCCGTGATCGCCACCCTAGTGCATCCACTGTTGCATCGGTCGGTATCCTAAGACGAAGGCATCATGGGATTCTACTGTGGCATTCATATCCCTGTGTGGATGTGCTGTAGTATACCAAACTGCTAGTCAATGGAGCGGCACGGAGGAGTCCTTTTGGAACTGTTACCACAGTTGATAGTGGAGCTCGGAGAGGAGGCCTGTTGATAGCTAAGGTTCTGTCAATGGTGCGCAACAATCGCGCTCAGGCATGCTCTTTGCTTCTCTTTGCAGTGACTCTCTCACACGCTCTCTCTCTTATCTCGCTGGTTTGGTTTGTCGTCGTTGATCGAGTTCACAGTTAAATTTTCGTGATATTACGTCCCTATGATGGATACTGGATAGAGTAAATGAACAAGCAGAAGGACAAAAACCAGTAGTTGTGCTTTTGTGCAACGCCACTTCAGTACGTGAGAGAAGTATGAGAATATCTTGGTTGGGCTTCAGACCATATATAACATGGGTATAGATTTATAATTTGCACGTTAAATTAcaatagttaaaaaaatattccaTCTAAAACTGATGATTTAGATATATGAATTTCAGGAGTTATGAATACCCAGATTAAAGAAATATTGAATTCGAAGTTGTGTCAACCAAGTCTTAAGAACGAATCAGGCAATCAGTAGGTCATAGAAATACAATCCTATGTATAGAGTTACAAAGAGAACGTAACATAGTTAGTTGTAACTTATAGTTGAAGTATAACCTATACTTCATCTGTCCTAAAATAGAATAAGTTTCATCGTTCAAACTTTATCCCAAATATAACAACCTAATATTTATAAAACTTTATCTACTAAACTATCTGTCTACCCCCTTGATTTTATTATAGCCCTAACTAATCCGTTCTTCTACCTTAACAATCCGAGGAGACAACCAAATGTTTTATCTCTCTTGTTAATACACGTACCAAAAGTTAAAACTTGCTATAATTTAAGATGGAGTGAGTACTATATATTCATGAGTATCAGTTAGCTTAAAAAACAATACTACTACTTaagtccattttttttaatttttgtctATCTCACAGATACTCTAATGCAGTTATCTCCTACCTTTTCAAACTCAAATGCATTCATTTTTGCAAAGATGAAGTTTCTTAGACAAATAAAATGACAAAAAACAAAGTGTTTGAGGGATGGAGGGAATAGATAGCTGTCGGTCTAGGTAGAATTATAAgagcagtcccaacccatagtgtccataagCAATGTCTATGGTGctatgtcaataagacatcacaatagaaactacactctacaactcatggtttcttaaagtgggccattaataaatacatcatctctcttctctaccaatcataatTATTCTTTCACCTATTATGAAAACACTATTCTCCCCCAATGCAAagcttgatagtgtctagtgcataggttctcgtgttgaagctgtgtcttgcatgagacccagtttcttcctctctttactctctctcttaattaatacaGTGCCACATAAATTAAAAGTACTACATagcaatgtagttaatgccatagacaccatactaagtggagggttgggactgccctaacaAACACTTGTTCTATGAACTACTCGCtctgtaaaaaaaatctttaattAGATGTAACATATTATAGTACAATAAATTTGGATGTAACCTTTCGTATAATGAATCTATACAAGAgcctatccagattcatagtattaatATATCTCACACCCAATCCTAGATTTATTTcgtgaaacagagagagtaaaACACTTGTTATGGGTGATATGAACTTTGTTCTGCtagctaactttttttttttggggggggggggggacttcTCTCCCGCGCACGTGAAATAGAGTGATTCTTTAGCGCatgattagttaagtattaacttaaataattttaaaatttaattaatataaaattttaaagaagttttttttataaaatgttttagaAAGAAATATATTGTTTAATAGTTTGAGAAATGTGGTTAGAAAAAACGAGGGAGAAATGAGAGTATCCTTATCATTGTACCGAAAGAAGAATCATGGGTTAAGTACTAATCATGTTCTAACATTTGAGCAGCCGTGCGTTTAAATGGGAAATATTAAATGCGGATAAATGATGGCAGTTTTGTTCACTTGatcgtttttattttttctgcTG of the Oryza sativa Japonica Group chromosome 2, ASM3414082v1 genome contains:
- the LOC4330263 gene encoding uncharacterized protein, whose amino-acid sequence is MVDLIHETDDAMAEAELLLERSRAITLNGRDKRGRALVRIVGKYFPARALGGRAEAALRGYVRRRVLPEIGEREFVVVYVHSLVDRGDNFPGVAAIRAAYEALPAAAKERLRAVYFVHPGFQARLFFATLGRFLFSSGLYEKLRYMSRLEYLWEHVSKGEMEVPECARRHDEELERRPLMDYGIEATDRRCMFDAASMDTSASLHSLRCIS
- the LOC4330262 gene encoding uncharacterized protein translates to MAAASPPASPPHPKRRKMSSSSDPDQEPTSPSAAGADGAQPRAPRYKRRKVAILLGYCGAGYQGMQKNPGARTIEGDLEEALYRAGAVPEADRAAPRRYDWARAARTDKGVSAAAQVVSGRFYVDPPVFTDRLNAQLAPQIRAFGYVRVTNSFNAKKFCDRRRYVYLLPVFALDPSAHPDREAVMASVGSGSELTKCLECSERGRKVPGVMGREGKVPDPALQEEKSVEASREEAAVGSNEDANCDPASTGDRSVDLPIPDNETNTQITEMRSNGAEKCDVQLSGGTLCSEAVPASNSETVCPILNSDSNTNSDSVDVDPSFVAEKKGSIETVVTEDGKKQAMDVVTEDEKKQDVDYEGSSLEEMPLRSAFSYTHEVKERFNRILKKYVGTHNFHNFTTRTKAEDPAAKRFIISFAADRVVNLDGIDFIRCEVVGQSFMLHQIRKMIGLAVAVMRNCAPESIYDVAFRKDVNLNVPTAPEVGLYLDECMFTSYNKKWKDSHEAVSMEPYSEEAEEFKLKYIFPHIAAMEHKEGAVALWLHSLNSRNYPDFRYMDNAGTEASIAAAVESVDEGTVPSDNISE